A stretch of DNA from Curtobacterium sp. MCBD17_035:
GAGATGATCCGGCGGGCGCTCGTCGAGGCGGGAGACGGCGTCGTGTCGATACGAACGGACGCTGCCGGTGATCGCGGGGTCACCTTGACCCTGCCCCACGACGAGCAGTACCTGATCGGACCCGGGCCGGATTCGGACCCGACGGCGATCTGGATCGACTCGTTCTCGCGGTGCGTCGTGCTGCCGGGGGGTGTGCTGCCTGGCGACTCCTACTGATGCATCGCTGCCGTGACGTGCCGTGCCGTGCCGTGCCGTGCCGTGCCGTGCGGCCGGTCGTCGTGCTGGGGTCGTGCGGACGCTTGGCTCGCGTCGCCGGTCGCTCGACCACCCGTGTGAACCGTTCTCTCAGCGACCGATGCGGCACCATTGATGCTCGGGATCGACCCGGAGGGCAGAACGAGGATGACGCAGGCGTCGCACGGCGGTGCACTCGGCCACGGCCAGCGCAACGGTCTGCACGGACTCGCAGCGCTCGCGGACAGGGCGTGGTGCCGGTTGCGCCTCGACCGCCTCGCCGGTGGGCGTCAGGCCGGGTACGTGATCCGTGAGGACATGCGGCGGCATCCGCGGACGGTGCGCGCGTTCCGATGGATCCGTTGGCTCCTCGTGACGGAGACGCTCGTGGGGCTCACCGCCATCGTCATCGCGGTCGTGCTCACACGGGCCGGCGTCGCTGTTCCATGGGCAGTGTGGTTCCGGGCGACCGTTGTGCTCCTGATCACCCTGACCCTCTCCGTGTTCGCGTGGCGGGCGCAGCTCGGGTACTAGTGGGCGTACTCACGGCTGCGGCTGTTCAGCAGGATCTTCCCCGTCGTCACGCTCGTCATCGCCGCGATCCCCGGCCTGTACCCGTTCTGGATGGTCGTCGAGCAGATCCTGTTCTCGCTGCTCATGATCGGGATCGGTGACTTCTTGACGTCGGACCACATGCGCGCCGCGTTCCCGAAGCCCGCGCCGCGGACCAGGAGTCGACGGGAACGGAGCTGAGGCAGCCGGAGCTGATGCGGCTCGCGCTGGATCCGTCCGCGCTGGCGTTCCGGGTGGTCGGTCAGGCCACCACAGCGAGTGCGAAGGGCAGGACCTGCTCGACTCCGGCCTGCCGCAGCACGCGTCCGGCGACGGTCATGGTCCACCGGCTGTCCACGAGGTCGTCGACGAGCAACACCGGCCCGTGGTGTTCCTCGAGCGCGGCTCCGAGGTCGGGTCCGACGCGCACGCTGTCCCAGATGCCGGCGAGTCGATACGCACTGTTCGTCGCGCCGTCCGCGCGCATGGTGCCGCCCGTCCGCTCGAGAGTCCCGAGGAACCGCAGCTTGCCGATCCGCGCGAGCTCCCCCGCGAGCGAAGCGACCAGGAGCGGTCGCGTCCGTGACGGAAGCGCGACGACACCGGTGGGTCGGGCCTCCCAGGGCCAGTCGCGCAGCGCGCGGACGCAGCCCTGCATGAGCTCCGCGCTGATCGGGGTGTCGGCGCTGTCCGGCGCGAACAGCGCGCGGAGCGGGCCGCCCCAGCCGAGGTCGGTGAGGCGTGCGACGGCCCGGCCAGTCACGACCTGTTCGGCTGGAGTGATCTTGCCCTTGACGGGGACGTGGAGCCGGTCCATCCCGGACGGCCACTGGAGTCGCGGCGGGATCTCGACGCCGACCTGGTCGAGCGTGCGAGCTGCCTCGGACGAGGCGGCTTCAGCCACATCGGTCGGGTACCACGCGCCGGCGCAGATGTCGCAGCGGCCGCAGGGTTCCGCCGTCGGGTCGTCGAGGTCCTGCTGCAGCATCTGCATCCGGCACGTCGTCGCGTGCTCGTACCGGATCATCGACTCCTGCTCGGCGATGCGCGCCTGCGCGACTCGTGCGTATCGCTCGGCGTCGTACTGCCACGGTTCACCCGTGGCGACCCAGCCGCCGGACACGCGGCGGACCGCGCCGTCGACGTCCAAGACCTTGAGCAACAGCTCGAGCGTCGATCGCTTGATGTCGACGAGGCCTTCGAGCGCCACCGTCGAGAACGCCCGATCCCGCTCGAGTTGCCGGAGCACGGCGTTCGCACGGTCCTCGGACGGCATCGAGGCGTTCGCGAAGTACTGCCAGATCTCGCGGTCCTCGCGACCGGGGAGCAGCAAGACGTCGGCGTTCGGGGTGGCCCGACCTGCACGCCCGATCTGCTGGTAGTACGCGACCGGCGAGGACGGCGCCCCGACGTGGACGACGAACCCCAGGTCCGGCTTGTCGAACCCCATCCCGAGGGCGCTCGTGGCGACGAGGGCGCGGAGTTCGTTGTCCTTCAGCTGCTGCTCGAGCTGCGCGCGTTCCTCGGCGTCGGTGCGACCGGTGTAGGCCCGGACGGCATGGCCGGCCTCGCGGAGGAGGCGAGCGATGTCCTCGGCCGCCGACACCGTCAGCGTGTAGATGATCCCGCTGCCCGGCAGGTCCTGCAGGTGCGCGATGAGCCAACCGAGGCGAGCACGCGCGTCCGGGAGGTCCAGCACACCGAGACGCAGCGAGGCCCGCGCGAGCGAACCCCGGATCGTGAACACCGGTGCGTCCGGCGTGACCGTGAGCTGTTCCTCGACGTCGGCCACCACCCGGGCATTCGCGGTCGCGGTCGTCGCGAGGACGGGAACCCCGTCCGGCAGGGCTCGGATCAGGTCGGCGAGACGCCGGTAGTCGGGGCGGAAGTCGTGACCCCAGTCGGAGATGCAATGGGCCTCGTCGACGACGAGCAGGCCGAGCCGTTCGACCAGGGTCGGGAGCTGTTCGTCTCGGAAGCGCGGGTTGTTGAGGCGTTCGGGGGAGACGAGGAGCACGTCGACCTCGTCGGCGCGGAGCGCGGCGGTGATGTCGCCCCACTCGTGCGCGTTCGCCGAGTTGATCGCCATCGCTCGAACGCCGGCCCGTGCCGCGGCCGCCACCTGATCCCGCATGAGCGCCAGCAGTGGCGAGACGAGGACGGTCGGACCGGCGCCGCGGCGACGCAGCAACAACGTGGCGAGGAAGTAGACCGCCGATTTACCCCATCCGGTGCGCTGCACCACGAGCGCACGCTGCCGGTGTTCGACGAGCGCACTGATCGCCTCGAGCTGGCCGTCGTGGAACACGGCGTCCTGCCGCCCGGTCAGGGCGTGCAGCGCCTCGAGCGCCTCGGCGCGGAGGGCTTCGGACGGGGCCACGACGGTGGCGGGATCGCTGGTCACCACTCCATGGTGACAGGCGGGGCCGACAACACCTGGGCCTCCCGGCCATCCTGTGGACAACGAGGCGGGTAGGCGCTCTGTGGGATCAGTCCTCGGAGCTGATCAGGCGGCGTCGTGCCGACAGCAGGTCGACCTCCGGCCGCTCGGCCATCCACTGCTCGGCCGCGTCGAGTACCTCGACGACGTGCCCGGCGGAGGCAGCCACGGCCGCCAGCCCGACGCCCGCGCGGCGGTGCAGGTCGAGATGGTCGGTCTCCGCAGCGCTCACGGCGAACCGGCGGCGGAGCTCCGCGACGATGGGACGGACGACCGCACGCTTCTCCTTGAGGGAGTGCACATCACCGAGCAGCAGGTCGAACTCCAGGGTCCCCGTCCACATGCGCTCCAGTCTCCACCGGAGTCCACAGGATCCGTCGGGAGGCACCGCGCTCGTCGCGGACTCGTCCTACCGTGGTGGCATGAGCGATCGACACCTCGACATCCCCGGCTCCCGGCTCGCGTACGACGTCTCGGGCGCCGGTGACCGCGTCGTCATCGTCGCGCACGGCCTCGGCGCCAGCCGGGCGGCGGAGGACGCCGAGGGCGTGTTCGACTGGTCCGCGGTCGCCGCGGACGCCCGCCTCGTCCGGTACGACGCTCGCCGCCACGGGGTCTCCACCGGTCGCGCGCAGCCGTCCGACTACCAATGGGCGGCGCTCGCCGACGACCTGCTGGCGCTCGCGGACGCCGTGTCGCCGGATGCACCAGTTGATGCCATTGGTGCGTCGATGGGCACGGCGACGATCATCTGGGCAGCCACGCGACGCCCAGAACGGTTCCGTCGCCTCGTGCTCAACATCCCGCCGACGGCGTGGGAGACACGGGCCAACCAGGGGAACCTGTACCGGGCGGGTGCCGACCTCGTCGAACGCGAGGGGATGGACGGGTGGCGCCGTGCCATGGCGGCAGCTCCGCCGGTGCCGATCCTGGAGCAGGGCGGGTGGGCGTTCGATCGCGACCCCGATGTGCCTGCGGACTTGCTGCCGTCGGTGTTCCGCGGCGCCGCCGGGTCGGACTTCCCCGATGCCGACGCCGTCGCCACGATCGGACACGAGACGCTGCTGCTGCCGTGGGCGACGGACTCTGGGCATCCGGTGAGCACGGCCGAACGGCTCGCCGAGCTGCTGCCGTCCGCCACGCTCGAGGTCGCTGAGACGCCGGACACGATCCGGGGGTGGGGCGCGAGAGCTGCGGCGTTCCTCCGCGGCTGAGGACGGTCCTCCCCGGCGGTCTGGCCCGCCGAGCGCCCGCTGGCTGGCGTGCGCGGCCGGGAGGCGCGGGTCCGCTATGCTTGTCGGGTCGCTCTGGTCGGAGCGGCACCAGAGTCCGCTCGTCGGGCTCTCGGGCTGTGGCGCAGCTTGGTAGCGCACTTGACTGGGGGTCAAGGGGTCGCAGGTTCAAATCCTGTCAGCCCGACCAAGGGGCCAACGTGAAAATCGTCTGAAGAACCGGCTCACAAGAAGAAGCCCACCGAGGATCTCGGTGGGCTTCTTTCTCGTTTCGGCGGCTGCCTGTGCTTTCGAGCTGTCCGGCAAGCTCGACCCAGGGCACGAGGGTCTGCTGCAGGTTCGGCACGAGCGTTGCAGGGCCGGTCTGCCCGTCCGATCGGCCCGATGGAACGATTCGCAGCAGGCGACGGCGCACGGCGCCGTGCAGACGTATACCTCATGATGAGCGTTTCGTAAACCCTCCTGTTCGGGACGGGGCCGTCCTTACGCTTCAAGTGCTGGCTCAGTCCCCGTCAGCCGCTCCGAGCACTCGTGACCTTGGCTCGCTGTGTCTCACGAATCCGTAGGAGCTGACCTTGTATCGAGTCGATCGTGCCGCCGATTTCCATCTTCCAACGCTGACTCGGGAACGGCATCTCCCGCAGCGATCGGTTCGCCTGCACACCTACCGTGTCAGCCCGCGGCTCCGCTCCTCGGCGCTTGCAGAGAGGCTGGGTGGCTCGTGGGTGCCAGGAGCCGACAGGTGCGGTCTGCTCGACATCGAGGGGACGGCGTGGCCATGGTGAGGCGGAACGCGGTCACTGCCCGGTCCACCGGAGCGCAATGGCTCTTGTCGGTCGGCAGGACACCGCTGCTCCGCGTTGACACGCCCGCAGAAGCAGAAGTGTTCGGCAGGGAGCTTGCAACGGCGCTCGGGCTGACGTTCGACACCACCGGCACGCTGGGCTGACGACCAGGCCGTTCGGTGGTGGGCAGTGAGGCTCGTGCTGAGGCGGGGCCGCGAGCGCGTCAGTCCGCGTCGATACCGGTGATGGCGATGCTGACACCGGGCTCGATCAGAAGTTCGGTCTGCCGGTATGAGCCTTCGCCGTGGTTCACGCGCATCCATGTCGGGGCTTCCGCCCGGACCGCAGCGAGCAGCGTCGCCTTGACCTCGTCGAGGTCCGCGTCAGTCACGCTGTAGTCGATACCGCCGTAGGTGATGTTGATCCGCTTCATGGTCAGTTGTCGCCGTTCCCGGTCGCCGGTGAGCGCGGTTCCTCGAGGACCTGAAGCCCTTGCGCTGTGTTCGAGGAGAGCTCCAGGGCGGCTATCCACTCCCGGTTGAGAGCGGGCATCCGGCTACCGTAGAACTTGAACACCAGCGGGATCGTCGGATGGATCCAGATGGTGGTTCGGCCGTCGCCGACTCGTCGGTCGTCTTTCCAAGAAAAGTAGAACGCTTCGTTCCGGCGCAGCTTCAGGCCGATCACGATCTGCAGATGCCCGAGGAGCCGGTCGTCGAACTCGACGTTGAGCGAGTGGTCGTACGTCAAGCTACCCATGATGCGCCCTCATCCAATTTGGACATCAGGGCCGCCCATTGGCGAACAAGATGCGGCCGCCCGCAACCTGCGAAGCGCCCTGGGGCTATCCTACTCGCGATATCCGAGGCCGGGCCCCGGCGGCCATGACGTTCTCGTGTCCGCGACGCTGCAGGAGTCGTCGGGATGGCCCTGCTGCACGCCGTCCCCGCTCTCCGTCTCGGGCCGAGAACGACCGAGGGCGGGGGTCTTCTGCTCGAGGCTCCGGACGAGGTCTTCGTCGACGATGCCTTCGTGTTCGCGGGGCTCTGGCACGTTCATGACCTGGCTTGCTCGGCCGAGGAGGATCTCCGCTGGGGCGACGTCACCGCTCTCGAGGAGCACCGAGAAGGCGACGGTGTCCGGGGTGCCGCTGGTCTGCTCGGACCCGGAAACGTGGCTACCCGGGGCAGCCCGATGGAGGCCGCGACAGCTCGACCTGTCGGAGCGCCCGGATCGGTGTGCACCAGGAGCCGTGCAGCGGCGTGCGAGTGCAGATGCTCCGGCGCGTACGGTCGACTCATGAAGCACGTGACGTACTCGGACAAGTCGCTCCTGTTGGGCGACACCACGGCAGATCTGCTCCTCGAGTACGCCAGTGCCCTCGGCACCGACGGCACCGCGGACGCCGTCACCGTCAAGGCGATGAGCTCCGATGGCGACGACGTCGAAGCGACGTTCCTCCTCGGCGAAGGCGCACCGCTCATGGCTGAGACCTCGACCACCACAGTGCCCGAGCCCGACAACGCAGACGCGGACACCTATCTGCGGGAAAAGATCGAAGCCCTCGTCCACCCGGCCAAGGCGACGACCCTGCCGCAGGGAGACGTCTACCCGGACGACTACGCCGAGTTCCAGTCGTGAGAGCCGCCGCCACGGCTGTGGACACGCACCTCTGCGCGTCGGTGCGCGATCTCGTGCGGGGAGGAAGGGCCTCCCCAGCGGGATCATCCGGAGGCTAGCTGCCGAGCAGCAGCACTCGTCCGCCGCCCGAGGCGCGACGTGCTGCGGCTCCCCCCGCCGCGGGGGAGAGCCGACTGTGCTCGGCGAGAGGCCTCCCGTGGATCAGTCAGCGCTGACATGGCCCGGAGGGCCATGCCGGAGACCACGCGCACGCGGGCCGGGAGCAGCAGCGCGTCACCGTCGGTAGAGCTCGCGCCGGACGCGGACCGCGTAGTCACGGAGCAGATCGAGTTCGACGGAAGCCTCGTCCCGCGGCTTCGGGTCGAACACGCACACGGCGCCCACACGCGTGCCGTCGAGCGTCTCGAGTGGGTACCCGGCGTAGAACCGCACGTCGTTCCGCGGCAGCGGCCGCTTCGCCTGCCAGGCGTCCCCGACGACGAGCGGGCCGGAGCCGAGCACCGTCGTCCTGCAGAACGAGTTCTGCAGAGGACTGCTGCCGACCGGGAACCACCGGCCGGCCTTGGTCCACTGCCGGTTCTCCGGGATGAAGGTGATCGCCGCACCCTCGGTGCGGAAGACCCGCGCCATGCTGTCGACGATGCGGTCGAACCGGGCCTCCCGAGCCGTGTCGAGGATGCCGAGCTGGTCCACCGCCTCGTACCGCTCCTGGCAGGGCTGAGGCGCGTCGCGGTGCCACTGCGGGCTCCGCGCAGTGGCGCGCTGATGTGCGAGGAGCGCCCTGGACACCTCGAGCACCCGGGGCAACCCGTTCATCGTCGTGCTGTCCACGGCCAGGATGACGACCTCGTCCCGTCCCGCCTGCAGGGCTGCGGCGAGGTCCGACTGGTCCTCGCGGTGGGCGAGCACCACGATCACCTCGGTCGTCGGCAGCAGTCGCTGCCGGAACCGGTCCACCTGCTCGAGGAGGTCTGCCGCGGCCTCAGCCACGGCCCCGGCGGAGGTCCGTCCGTGGATCACGCTGTCCGTGAGGGTGACGACGACGACGTCGTAGTTGACGCACCGCAGCGTGTTCGCTGCAGCCGCGAGCGGCTCACCGGACCAGGCCGACCACGACACGGCCGTGACGTCAGCCCCGCGGCCGGTCATCGCGGCGAGCGCATCCGCCGTGATGCGCGCGCCCTGGTCGAGGGCGCTGCCGGGCGGGAACAGCGCGTCCCCGAACACGAGGACGCGATCGGGGTCCAGTCCCGTCGCTGATTCCGTGACGACCTTCGCGGTCGTCGGTCGAAGTGCTGCGAGCGACGTCATCGTCATCTCTCCTGATCGAAATGCGGTGATCCGGCCCGGTGGTGTTGCCGGCCCACTCCTCACGATAACGAGCCGAACCGAGCCTGAGAGGCCTCGCAGGGAACCCAGATCGGGGGCCATGGCCGAGAGCGATGACGTATTCCGTCCGTGCGCTTCGTCCGGTGTCCGCAGGGCTCGTCATGCGCGTACGGCGCTGGGCGTCAACGGAGCGGGCGGATGTTCTCGGCCTGGGGCCCTTTGTTGTGTCCCTTCTTCCCTGGACCGAGGTCGTACTGCACGCGCTGGTGGTCGTTCAGGACGCGTTCTCCGCCGGCCGGGACGATGCTGGAGAAGTGGGCGAAGACGTCATCGGTGCCGTCGTCGGGGGTGATGAAGCCGTAGCCCTTGGTGTTGTCGAACCATTTCACGGTGCCTGTGGACATGTCGTGCCGGCCTGATCTCGGATGGTCGAGCCGGGCACGGGATGCAAGTGGTCCGGAGGGACCTCGACCGGGATCACGCGGATCGGCCGGCCGAGGCTGGTGTGGTCAATGGATGCGGAGTTCCGCGACCATGGGGCATGCGAACGGGTCGCGCGCGGAGAGACCGACGCGGTTGAGGTAGCGGACGACGATGCCGTAGCTGCGGAGGAGCGTGGTCTCGGTGTAGGGCACGTCGAGCGTCGCACAGTGGTCGCGGACGAGCAGACGGGCCTGCTTGAGCGCCGGCCGCGGCATGCTCGGGAAGAGGTGGTGCTCGACCTGGTAGTTGAGGCCGCCCATGAGGAACGACACCCACCAGCCGCCGCGGATGTTCCGGGAGGTCCGCACCTGTCGCGAGAAGAAGTCGACTTTCGCATCGTGAGCGATGGTGGGCATCCCCTTGTGGTTGGGCGCGAACGAGGCGCCCATCATGATCCCGAAGACGGCGAGCTGGACGCCGAGGAACGCGCACGCCATGCCGAAGGGCAGGAACCAGAACACGGCCGTGAGGTAGAGACCGAACCGGACCGCGAGGAGTCCCGCCTCGAGCCAACGGTGCCGAACGTCCGCTTTGGTGTCCTTGCCGGTGGCGACTGAGCGCACCGCGAGCCAGTGGAGGTTGATGCCCTCGAAGGCGAGCAGCGGGAAGAACGCGTAGCCCTGCACCCGCATCAGCCACCGCAGGGGCCCCCGCACCTCGGCAGCGTCCTCCGGGAGGAACCGGATGGTGTCCGGCGCGATGTCCGGGTCCTTGCCGACCGTGTTCGGGTTCCCGTGGTGCCGGGTGTGCTTGTTCATCCACCAGGAGTAGCTCAGCCCCACCAGGAAGGTGCCGATGTAGCGGCCGGCGCGGTCGTTCCACCGTTGTGAGGTGAAGATCTGGCGGTGCGCGGCCTCGTGGGACAGGAACGCGAACTGCGTGAAGATCACGCCGAGTGCGGCGGCGACGATGAGCTGGAACCAGGAGTCACCGAGGAACGCGAACGCGACCCATGCAAGGGTGAGCGTGCCGGCCAAGCTGCCGAACAGCGACCAGTAGAAGCCGGTTCGGCGTCGGAGCAGGTGGTGGTCCTTCACCTGCGCGAGGAGCGCGGAGTACGTCGACGTGCCGGAACGGCCGCCGGAGCTGGGGCGGGTGCGGGTGTAACCCGCGGCGATCGGATCGGTGGTCGTCAAAGGACCAGCCTTCCGTCAGGATCGGTCCTTCAACCGGTGCAGCAGAGTTCACGCAGTCGCGCTTGGTAGCGACGATACGCGACCGACATGCGAGTCGGCCTTCCCCGGGGTACGAGTCCGGCCCCCGCACGATCCGACCGGGAGGCGCCCACCGCGGCCGTGGACCAGTCGCCGGCTCCGCTGCGGCGGAAGCAGGTCGGCCGATCCGAGTGTCAGTGGAGGCGCCAGCGAGCGACGACGAACTGGTCAGGGGACATTCCTGCTGCCACGGCCGCATCGAGCCAGGCGATCTGACTCGCTGTCGGTGCTGTGCGTCCACGGACCGTCTGGTAGAACACGACGTCGCCCTCATGGCCCGCAGCGACCGACCAGGCGCCGGCCCAGCTGCCCCGCTGCTCGGCGATGCGTTCGAGCGCTGCCCTGGACGGTGCATGGGAGACGGGGTCCTGGATCTGGTCGTGCCGGCCCAGCCTCGGGTCCCAGCACGACATCATCTGGGGACGGTCATCGTGGCTGTCGTGCCGGAGCTCGTCGAGCCACCGGGCGTCCCACCCGTACGCGGTCGCCATGGAGGCGACCGCGAGTTCCACGAACATCGGCTCGATCCGCCGGCTCACGACCGGCTTCCTCCCGTACGCGTCGGCGATGGGGGCACCAGTCCACTTCGGGAACGCCACCTCCACGCTCGGCACGACGTGGGATCCGAGGTGCTCGTGAGAAGTGGGACTGAGAGTGCGAGGATAGGCGGACATCCCTCGAGCCTAGGCAGGTGCGCATGTGGCCCTGGCCAGGAGCGGCTCTGGTCGCCGTCGACGACATGGAGGACCTCGGGTCCGCCGCGGGGCCGCCCGGCTCCCGCTGCGCCTCGCGGACACAGCGGGAGCCGGATCGGTCACGCCGCTGCCGGGTCCTGTGGGCGACGGCGCTGCGTCTCGAGCCAGCCTCGCAGGTCGGCAGCCTCGGGGACGATCTTCCGCGTCCCGGGTCGATCGGCCAGGTATGACGGCGAGGTCGCGAACCAACTGAACATGGCGTGCATGTCCGCGTCGGAGGCGAGGACCTCCACCGGGAGCGCCTCGAACCGCGCTTCGATGCCGTAGACCTCGCCGATGGTGGCGGCGACCTGGTCCATCGTGGGTTCGTCGCCGGCGATCTCGATGGCCGAGCCGGCCAGCAGGTCCGGGTCGAGCAGCAATCGCGCCGCCGTGCGGCCGACGTCACGGACGGCGATCATCTGCATCGGCAGGTCGGCCGGCATCGGGAACCGCAGCACGAAGTCGTCGGCGTCGCTCGTCGGCAGCTGTTGGAGCAGGTTCTCCATGAAGAAGGCCGGTCGTACGAAGGTCGCCGGCACGTCCAGCTGTTCCAGGCGCTCCTCGACGCGACGCTTGCTCTCGAAGTGGGGGACGCCGGTCCCGCGCTCGGCGCCACCGACCGACGAGTACACGACCCGTGGGACGCCGGCACGGGCGGCGGCGTCGGCGACCGTGATCCCGCGACGGGCCTCCCCTTCGGTGCCGTCGGGGCCTTCGAAGGTGGTGAAGAAGAAGAGTCCTGCCGTGCCGGCGAGGGCGCGCTCGAGCGCATCGCGGTCCTCCTGGTCCGCGGCGACGACCTCGACACCGCGGTCTCGGAGGGCGGAGGCGGCATCGGCGTCCGGATGGCGGACGAGGGCGCGCACCGGGGCTCCGGCGGCGAGCAGCTCGTCCACCGCTGCTGATCCCTGGTTGCCTGTCGCGCCGATGACGGCGAAGGGGGTTCGAGAACTGGTCATGATGCTCCGATCAGAGATGGCGTCGTCGGTCAACGCCGGATGGGTTGGTTGTTCCGGGACAGCGGGGACCGCCGTCGGGGGGGGTCAGAGAGAGGAGAGGACGCGGATCCGGTCGGCGAGCGCACGGCCGGACACGTCGGCATCGGGCGCGATCGAGTCGAATTCGTGCGGAACGCCGGGGCGCAGGTGCAGCTCCACCGAAACACCGGCGCGGCTCAGGGCGGTCGCGTAGGCAGTGTCCTCGTCGCGGAAGACGTCGAGTTGACCGACTTCGATGTAGGCGGGCGGCAGCCCTGCATGGTCGTCGAGACGTGCGGGCGCAGCGGTCGCCGGGACATCCGGGCCGCCGGCACGGTCACCGAGCAGCGCGGGCCAGGCGGTGCGGCTGTCGTCGTACGACCAGATCAGGAACGGTTCGATGTGCGGATCCGGGGTGGTCGTCCGGTCGTCGAGCATCGGCATCAGCAGGATCTGCTGTGCGATGGCCGGCCCGCGCCGGTCGCGGCTGAGGATCGACACCGCAGCCGCCAATCCACCGCCGGCGCTGTCACCCATGACGCCGATCCGGTCGACGTCCACGCCGAGCTCGTCCGCGTGGGTGTGCAACCAGGTGAGCGCTGCGTAGCCGTCCTCCAGGGGGGTCGGGTAGGGGTGCTCGGGGGCGCGTCGGTACTCGACGGACAGCATCGACACCCCGCTGAGCGACGCGTACCGGGCGACGGGGCCGTCGAACTGCTCGATGTGCCCGAAGATGTAGCCCCCACCGTGGAAGAAGATCGCGGCGGGACCGGGCTCGGCACCCTCCTTCACGTACCAGCGCGCGGTGATGGTCGCGCCGTCCGCCGTCGGGATCGTCCGTTCGGTCACGGTGACGTCGGGCGAGGCCGGGACCGCGTCGCTGGCGGCTGCCAGGATCGGTTCCCACATCATCCGCCGTCCCTCGACGTCTCCGACGGCGGGCAGGGTCATCGACGCCATCGCTTGCCCCATCGGAGCCATTGCGATTGCGACTTCGGGATCCAACTCGAGTGCCATGAGCGCGCTCCTGTACTTTGCGAATCGTTTGCTTCGGATTCGAAGCGATGCCAGAACGGTAGCACTGCTTCGAAGCTGAAGCAAATAGGATCACGGCATGGAGAACGCGCCCCTCGCATCGATCCGGCAACTCGACGCGTACTTCGCGCTGATCGAGGTGAGCAGCCTGCTGCGACACTCGATCGAGCAGCAGCTGCGCGACGCCGGGAAGCTCAGCTCCGTTCAGTTCCAACTGCTGGCGACGCTGGGCGACCGATCATCGGGGAGCGCTCGCATGACGGATCTGGCAGACGGCGTGGTCTCCAGCCGCAGTGGCCTCACCTACCAGGCGCCCGGTGCCGTGTTGGGGAAGGTGCGCGCACGTGCGCAAGAACCCGCCGCGATCCGCCAGCGCTCGCGGCACCCGCCCCGGTTCCTCTCGGACCGCGACAGCCGGGTGAGCGCGATCGGCGACGCTGACAGGGCCGTCCGAACGACTGCCGGCATGCCCGGGAACTCGGAGCCCCTCAGAACTCCTCGTGCGTCCGGGGGTCCTGCCCGCTGACCCGGCCGTCGGGGCGGGCGAGCCCGGACAGCGCAGCGACCTCGTCCTCGCTCAGCTGGATCGCGAAGACGTCGAGGTTCTCCGCCTGCCATGACGGGTCGGCCGCCCGGGGGAGCGGGATCACGCCGAGCGTGACCGACCAGGCGAGGACGATCTGCGCGGGGGAGACCGCGTGCGCCTCGGCGATGCGCCGTACCACCGGGTGCTCGAGCAGGTCGGTACCGCGGCCGAGCGGAGACCAACCCTC
This window harbors:
- a CDS encoding RecQ family ATP-dependent DNA helicase; this translates as MHALTGRQDAVFHDGQLEAISALVEHRQRALVVQRTGWGKSAVYFLATLLLRRRGAGPTVLVSPLLALMRDQVAAAARAGVRAMAINSANAHEWGDITAALRADEVDVLLVSPERLNNPRFRDEQLPTLVERLGLLVVDEAHCISDWGHDFRPDYRRLADLIRALPDGVPVLATTATANARVVADVEEQLTVTPDAPVFTIRGSLARASLRLGVLDLPDARARLGWLIAHLQDLPGSGIIYTLTVSAAEDIARLLREAGHAVRAYTGRTDAEERAQLEQQLKDNELRALVATSALGMGFDKPDLGFVVHVGAPSSPVAYYQQIGRAGRATPNADVLLLPGREDREIWQYFANASMPSEDRANAVLRQLERDRAFSTVALEGLVDIKRSTLELLLKVLDVDGAVRRVSGGWVATGEPWQYDAERYARVAQARIAEQESMIRYEHATTCRMQMLQQDLDDPTAEPCGRCDICAGAWYPTDVAEAASSEAARTLDQVGVEIPPRLQWPSGMDRLHVPVKGKITPAEQVVTGRAVARLTDLGWGGPLRALFAPDSADTPISAELMQGCVRALRDWPWEARPTGVVALPSRTRPLLVASLAGELARIGKLRFLGTLERTGGTMRADGATNSAYRLAGIWDSVRVGPDLGAALEEHHGPVLLVDDLVDSRWTMTVAGRVLRQAGVEQVLPFALAVVA
- a CDS encoding DUF503 domain-containing protein; this encodes MWTGTLEFDLLLGDVHSLKEKRAVVRPIVAELRRRFAVSAAETDHLDLHRRAGVGLAAVAASAGHVVEVLDAAEQWMAERPEVDLLSARRRLISSED
- a CDS encoding alpha/beta hydrolase; this encodes MSDRHLDIPGSRLAYDVSGAGDRVVIVAHGLGASRAAEDAEGVFDWSAVAADARLVRYDARRHGVSTGRAQPSDYQWAALADDLLALADAVSPDAPVDAIGASMGTATIIWAATRRPERFRRLVLNIPPTAWETRANQGNLYRAGADLVEREGMDGWRRAMAAAPPVPILEQGGWAFDRDPDVPADLLPSVFRGAAGSDFPDADAVATIGHETLLLPWATDSGHPVSTAERLAELLPSATLEVAETPDTIRGWGARAAAFLRG
- a CDS encoding ATP-dependent DNA ligase; the encoded protein is MGSLTYDHSLNVEFDDRLLGHLQIVIGLKLRRNEAFYFSWKDDRRVGDGRTTIWIHPTIPLVFKFYGSRMPALNREWIAALELSSNTAQGLQVLEEPRSPATGNGDN
- a CDS encoding GAF domain-containing protein, which produces MTSLAALRPTTAKVVTESATGLDPDRVLVFGDALFPPGSALDQGARITADALAAMTGRGADVTAVSWSAWSGEPLAAAANTLRCVNYDVVVVTLTDSVIHGRTSAGAVAEAAADLLEQVDRFRQRLLPTTEVIVVLAHREDQSDLAAALQAGRDEVVILAVDSTTMNGLPRVLEVSRALLAHQRATARSPQWHRDAPQPCQERYEAVDQLGILDTAREARFDRIVDSMARVFRTEGAAITFIPENRQWTKAGRWFPVGSSPLQNSFCRTTVLGSGPLVVGDAWQAKRPLPRNDVRFYAGYPLETLDGTRVGAVCVFDPKPRDEASVELDLLRDYAVRVRRELYRR
- a CDS encoding cold-shock protein, with the protein product MSTGTVKWFDNTKGYGFITPDDGTDDVFAHFSSIVPAGGERVLNDHQRVQYDLGPGKKGHNKGPQAENIRPLR
- a CDS encoding acyl-CoA desaturase; translation: MTTTDPIAAGYTRTRPSSGGRSGTSTYSALLAQVKDHHLLRRRTGFYWSLFGSLAGTLTLAWVAFAFLGDSWFQLIVAAALGVIFTQFAFLSHEAAHRQIFTSQRWNDRAGRYIGTFLVGLSYSWWMNKHTRHHGNPNTVGKDPDIAPDTIRFLPEDAAEVRGPLRWLMRVQGYAFFPLLAFEGINLHWLAVRSVATGKDTKADVRHRWLEAGLLAVRFGLYLTAVFWFLPFGMACAFLGVQLAVFGIMMGASFAPNHKGMPTIAHDAKVDFFSRQVRTSRNIRGGWWVSFLMGGLNYQVEHHLFPSMPRPALKQARLLVRDHCATLDVPYTETTLLRSYGIVVRYLNRVGLSARDPFACPMVAELRIH
- a CDS encoding NmrA/HSCARG family protein, giving the protein MTSSRTPFAVIGATGNQGSAAVDELLAAGAPVRALVRHPDADAASALRDRGVEVVAADQEDRDALERALAGTAGLFFFTTFEGPDGTEGEARRGITVADAAARAGVPRVVYSSVGGAERGTGVPHFESKRRVEERLEQLDVPATFVRPAFFMENLLQQLPTSDADDFVLRFPMPADLPMQMIAVRDVGRTAARLLLDPDLLAGSAIEIAGDEPTMDQVAATIGEVYGIEARFEALPVEVLASDADMHAMFSWFATSPSYLADRPGTRKIVPEAADLRGWLETQRRRPQDPAAA